The genomic DNA caactatatgacattctagaaaaggtaaaactatggaagcagtaaaagatcagtggttgagAGGGGGTGAGGCAAGTAGAGAGATGAATAAGTAGAGCATaggatttttatgatttttagagcagtgaaaatactctgtatgatactaaaATAATGAATACATCTCATCATACGTAAGTCCAAAACCAttgaatgtacaacaccaagaataAACTATGGACtgtgggtgattatgatgtgtcaatgttgGTTCATCCTTGGTAAAAAATGTACTATGCTGGTGAATGACATTGGTAACAGgagaggctatgcatgtgtgtggAGGTAAGgagcatatgggaaatctctgtaccttcctctcagtttTATTATAAacctaaaatttatcttaaaaaaataaagtctttaaataaataaatttgcagTGTTAGAGATGTATGTACCCTTCCAAATGAGATTGTGAAATTAATTCTTTTGTTTCAGATTTCTCAATTTGAAATTTTGATTAGGATTGCATTGCAATACCAAGCTTGCCCAGCCAGGATCACGGCATATCTTTTCTTTAATTCAATCTTAGGTCCTTCAGTAAATTTTCATATAGATCTTATGAAaggaattatttttacatttcaataTTCATCTAATAATTATTAGGAAGTAAAACTACTGATTTTTCAATATTTAGTTTGTGTCCAGGAAGTAAGCTTTTTAGTAGAATTCCTTGGATCTTTTAAGTGTATTTTGCAGATAATTATATCCTATGACACGCCAAACATCCTAGGAATCTATACTATAGAAATAATagcacacacataaaaaaacatatgtgtatacatatgtatcatAACATTTATTTCAGCATTGCTTATAATAGCAAATGTacagaagtaaaataaatgttcatcaatatGACAGATGTGGAGTAAATTATGACATATCCACATGCAGGATATAGAACTGTACAGACTGGTATGCACAACAATCCCATGTATGGTGTTATATgaaaaaaagcaattaaaaaatatgtgtgaCAAAGTCCCATTTTTTGTAGGTACTATATATGTAGTTAcgtgtttgtttatttaaaatgtctGCATAACATAAAGTTATGAAGTAAACACTGTGAGTGATTACTAATTACCTCTGAGAGCTGTGAACTACAGTGATAGAAGGAGGTACTTTCAActcttattttatataattttgcaGTGGATGAAGTATGGTcccttttttcccatttttgtgtatttttcaaacaaaaactttAAGTCACTATGTTGAAATAAAAAGGTGCCTCAAACCAACCCTGTGCTGGATCTAGTAGGACGGGATCCTACTTGAGAAAAGACAAAGGTGCCGCTCGTTGTCTGGATGCTGTTCATTTCATTGGAAAGCGTCAGTGAGTTGAGGCTGGGCTCTGGGGGGAGCTCCCCCTGCTCGTTGGCTGCCTGCTGGAGGCTCAGCCCTTCCCCCACGCAAAAAAGAGGAAAGCATCACAGGGATGTGGCGGGCGCCTAGGGTGTCTGCTGATCAGTACTTCGGGAATATGTGCGGGTTTCTCTGACACTTACTGCTTTTGCAGATGGGAAAGGGAGGCACCCAGGTGTGGTTCTCTAGGCACTGGCTCCAATTGCTGCCCTTGAGGAGGTAGTGCTCATTGCACTTAAATGTGATTTTGTCCCTCACGTTCACAGGCCCCGAGGAACTGAACTCACCATTCACCAGCACAGGGTCAGGACAGTGGCCCACTGCAGAAGAAAACAGGACGTGAGCTGAAAGTGCAAGGTTGAAGCTCACTGCCATGAAGGCTGGACCTCCTTAGGCTTCACTGAGTAAGTAGAAATTAgagctaaatttttaaaaatcggaatatagttgatatacagtattatattggttccagatgtacaacacagtgattcgatAATTATATACAGTACTTACCATAGTTAAGTGTAGTTACCTCCagctaccataccaagatattacaatattagtgTAAAACTATACTTTTTAATAGGGACCTGGACATGATGCCAAACCATATCACTGCAGGATGAGTCTGGGTTGGTCTAAATGTGGCAGAAAAGGTCTTGGGCTTGCACAGGAATGACAACTGGCACTTGAACTTACTAAAGGTAACTAAGCATGAAGCTGGAAATTACCAAGAGCCTCATCATCCTGTTACACTAAGCATTGCTCAAAATTCTTGAGCCTCTGTTTGAGCAAGTGCTTCCTTCCTTTTCAGCCAGCCTCATATCCACATTACtcatcattttttactttgttttgtttctcccaggtggaaaaacagaagagaatgCAGAGGAATATGAATTTGGTTGTATGAATAAAGGATGAACACATTGGTGTGCTTTACTCTAGGTATGAAGGGAGAACTCACCTAGCTATacctaaatatagaaataataaagagaatATGGACTAACTACTCtgcatttctatatatatataccacaaatGAGTTTTACGACCTTGAGCCAATCACTTAAATCATAGCACACTTGTAAATTGAGAACATAAATGTTTCCCAGTTCAAAAGTGACGTGATGGATGCAACCAAATGATATGACATATTTACttcaaaacaataataatacaaAGCAGAACTCTAGATGAAAAGGGATTAGCCATGTGTTGATAATTGTTGAAGGGGGGGGATAAATATGTGAGTTCATTCGACTCTTCTGTCTTTTGGTtatgtttaaaatgttctataatataaacattttaaagcagTATGATATTAAAATTACAGTCCCAAAAAATTAGTTTTAATGTATGGAAGAAATTCTCTCCTTGTAGAGGTGACTGAGTCTATTCATTCGACTATTCAAGAGCTGACTATGTACCTTCTAAGAGAAGTTTCACCACGAGTATGCTTTAAAATGGATTCCTAGAAGTTGAGAATTCCTTATGAAGTTTTAATGTGGCCTACTGGAGGTAGGATGTGAAAGAATACAGTAGGATGACAAGATGCACAAAGCAGCAGACACCAAACTTACAgtggcaggtgggggtggaggcattCCACTGCTTGGAGGCATTGCAGAAAAGGGTTTTCTCTCCTACTAGGTGGAAGCCCTTGATACAAAGGTAAGTCCCCAGGATTTGTCCTTCCACCTCCTTTGCAAAAAAAATGCTATTGTCCACTGGGGGAAGTGCTGTACAGCTCTCTGCTGGAAGGAGAAAGAACACGGATCACTTGGCACATCGTGTGCTGTTGTGAGGACCGTCCATTCCTAATGTGTTCTTGCTGGATTATTGATTCTGATTCCTTGTCATCTTCCATGTTCATATATCCACATCCCTCTCTTCCCAAGGATTCCAAAAGTTTTGTTTTCAAAAGGACAACAGGAATTTCACTCAAATTCAGCCATAAGTTGCCCACTTCTAAAGAAACAATCTCCTTTCCAAATAACAGTCCTGGAGTTTTTAAACAGTTAAGACCTCTCAAAATTttgaagttgattttttttttctttccccagaaCAGATGGGGAAAGTGAGCAGGTAACCACCCACTTCAAAGGGCAGAatcattattaaattaaattaagccCTTCTTAAAAACAAAGCATCAGGCCAAGTAATTTTAGATTTTTCAATAAAGGAAATACATTTCATTAATCTAACATCATTAAAACCCTAGGCAGAATGCCTCATAATCCACAAATTGGTATCAAGTGCCTTGAAAACTGAGCTTAAGAAAAGCATACGCACCATCTGAGGCAGGAATCAGCCACACAACCGTGAAATAGCACACAAACTGAAAAAACATCTTGTGATGCTTGACCCAGGCTGGAATTAACCCGGACACCTGGTTTGGACGGAAACAGATCTTCTGTCCTCGCTTAAGATCAGACCAACCACCTGTCTCCTAGAGATGGGGTTGTATTGATTCCCCTtccctggaaagaaagaaaaaaaaccccaccacaGGGAATAAGAACAGCTGTAAGGAAGCTGGTAGAAGGAGGGACTTCGCAAAAACACATAGAGGTGGCAAAAGAGCTGCCAGGGTTAAGACTCAGTTATAGAAATTGCCCAGGTTCTGTTCACGCAAATCCAGTTGACCTGCAGACTTATCCTTCCACAGCAGACGTGGGCCAAATGGTCTTGCCGTGACCTTCTCTTCTGTCAATATTTGCTAGTGTGCGCAGTCCACCTTCTGCAACTCTATCCAGcactgggggtggaggagggaatTACCAATCCCTGGTGCTTTCCCAGATGAAGCCCAGCTGTGGGTGTTTCCTCCTTCCCCTTTCTCAGGTCCCAGATGTCCTAAGGCTGTAAGCAGATGGAAGAGTGAAAGgtcaagtattttttttacttGTCTCTGACCTTCCAGATTTATGGCATCTGTAACTccgggggaaatcccagggcaaatacctttgtcaaagggagaaataaagtgggagaaacccgtttactTCTTACAagccatccacttctgctctcccgtgtctctgCAACCAGGCTGCAGATGAAAAaatccccacccaacctcttctGTCCAGCTAAGCCCTtgattgcccttgtaattacctattgacatgAAGATGCACTACGCCTCTCCATCCCCTGGAAACACCCATTGTATGGAGGTGCACTAAAGCCAGATGAgagaattctggaaatattgcaattttacccacacttcccAACAAGGACCTGGTCCTGACTGATGCCCAATCTGAGAAGAACTCCCAAGTCCTACAACACATTGTCCTCATTTGCCAGGCCTGCACCCAGCTTCCTATCCTGGGGTAGGATTTGGGCTGAGTCTAGAGTGAACCAAATGAATTAAGAGAGGATTGAGGGCAAGGCTTTGATCTCAGGAATTAAAGCGTGTAAAATTGCTTCGGGGCTCCCATAGCACCTTGCTCATGAGCACTGTAGCAATTAGCTGGTTGTCCATGTTCCCATTAGAAAATTGGGGGCAAAATTCCTACAAAATTATGTTAGTTTTAATAATAAAGTGTAAAGACACAGCAAGATTTCAAATGTTATTGTCTTTCTCATCCATTATTATTCCTTTATAATGATTTGTTCATGTCTTTCTCCCACCCTACACTGTTAACAATTTCAGGAGAGGGGTTACACCtggaagaagagaggggatgcgaACTCAGCAGTCCaggcaggtttattgctgaacgTGAGAGGGCCCCTGGCCTGGCCAGCAGACCAAAGGAAAGAGGGTCCCTAACAGGTCAAGGGgatttttatggccagggtttttggtgggtgctttgagaggaggggtcaggggaaaggtgggcttgtggctggctgacgtgtcctctggaggatgTTTGTAGCCcaggtaagatgacacctaggtctgtctgagatggtgggtgggcttatttgaAAGGGTGTACTCAGATCCGGATTCTATCATTCCTGCTTTAAAGGGTATAGGGAGACGGGTCGCTGTTCTTTTCCTGGCTACTTCCTGCTGAGAGGAGGGTGATGAAAGaggttttctgatattttgaagcAGGAAGTCCATTTGGAGGTGTTCTTGAGTAGTTGCCCGGGAGATGGCTGCCATTCGATCCTGTAAAAATCTTTGGAATAGTTActtaagcagggaaggaaaagaaggaggagggTGATAAAGGAGAATGGGGCCCCAAGGGGTAGAAGGTGAGGGTTGTAGAAGCCGAGAGTGTCACACGCCCCGAGAGAAGGGTTAGAGCCCAGTGGCTGAGAAGGTCAGAGAGGTTGTGTGAGGAGTGTGCCTGTAGGGGCTGGAGGGGGGCAATTTTTGAGCTTTGGGGATAAGGAGCACAGCTGATGCCAGGACCTGTAAGCAGAGAGGCCAGCCTTTTATCACAAGGTTGAGTTGTTTGGATAAAATAGGCTACAGGCTGGAGGGAGTCCCCCGCTGATTGTGCGAGTAGTCCTCATGCTGGTCCCTTTTTGCTGGTTAAAAAAGAAAGGTTTGTTAGAATTAGCAAAGCAGGTGCCTTGAGGAGGGCTCACTTAAAAgcccagaaagaagcaggaattaaGTTTCTCTCTGGCACCCTTTCTTGGGGATTCCTGCGGGAGGCCTCCTAAAGGGGTTTTGCAATGAGTGAGAAATTTTGGATCCAGAGTCTAAAATAGCTAAGAAACCCTAGGAAGGAAAGAAGCTCTTGCTTtgtggtggggaaagggagaTGATTAATAGTTGTTTTTGAAAGGTGGGTATGCAGTGAGTGGTAGGGGTGAGGTCAAGACCAAGGTAAGCGACCTTCTGCTGTACTAGCTGAGCTTTGTCTTCTGAGACAAGGTATCGCTTTTCCCCCAGGAACCTAAGGAGGGAGATAGTGTGGGACAGAGAATCAttttttgaggggctgcaaagcaAGAGGTCATCAACATACTGGAGCAGGCAGCTAGGGGCAAGGTTGAGAGATTGTAGGTCCCTTTGTAGAGCTCGGCCGAAGAAGTGGGGGCCTATCAGCTAAGACTGCCTGCTCTGCCTTAAGACAGGCTGTTGGGCTCTTGTCTGACTACCAGAGAATATACTAGGAATCTTCTcaattctctgctttttaaaatggaatcttagccttaagatggagttcctcctgttcttactatactgtttagaactcagcatttttcatcataggcaggaaaagttaatcacgATGCTTGTCCGGTGTCTCTGCCCCACCTCATTCACCCCTCAAGGAATGCGGACCCTTGAAATCTTTCAAGGAAAAGTGGGTGTCAGTCACTCTTCtgtgactgcttcctgctgagtaGGCGCGTTGTCCCTGCCTGTGGGTCCAGCAGTGCCTTGCTGTCAGGGAGAGGAGGGGTCCCGGAGCCGTGGGGGCAGAGGCGGACACGGACGAGGGCGCGGGAGAGGGGGCGGCGGCGACCAAGGTGCCGGGCTGCTGGTGTGCGTCTTCATCAGCGTTGGCGTGGATTGAAATCCTCTTCCGAGCAACATTTGGAGTTGGATTTTTTGTTCTGGAGCAAATAAACTTGACAAGGAGATGAAGAATGAATTGTTGAATATGaggactagaaatagtaaaactttaattgaaataatgggagaaaacgGAAACATTTGGAGTGGAAGTGAATTTCTGGAAGTTCTGGAATGCCCAGTTTTTACAAGcccttgtctttaaatcaattgaTTTTTAGCAGTACCATCCGGAGGTGGAAAAGTatcttatcagtcctctgggtaaatctgcaaaattaacataagaatttTTCTACTCTGGTCCCCTCCGGggtagcagcttccctctgggagcatcTCAATCAGGGCCGCCCACCGGCCCCCACATGGAGGCCTCTTTCCAGAGgggggtggggcagtgggggaTTACTAGCGAGGAGTGAGGGAAAGTAATACTGACCAAGGAACAATACAAAGGAGGGGTCTGGGCTGGTTGTTTCTATTAAGTCTTTCATTCCAACAACCAAGACAGGGGAAGGGAGCAAAGGCCCCGAATATTCAGTCAGCACAGAGAGGTTGGCTCCTGTCCCCTGACTTCCTGCCACCACCACTGTTCCCCCGGGATCTGCTGGTGTCAGGGGCTTGGCATCTGGGCCGTGTCAATCCGTCTTCAAAAACAAGGCCTCGAGGGCCGCAGGTCCTCTCTAGATGTGTCTGGTCGCCTGGAGGGGACAGAACTCAAGGGAGGGGCTGACTTCCCTAGAGGGCAATTCGTTCTCCAGGACCCCACTGTGCGCAGTGCAGACACCGCTTTGTGGGAGGCCTGGGGTCAGGGCAAGCTCCTGCCCCAGTGCCCTGACTGCCACAGCGGAAAATAGTTGCCAGGCAGGTGTCGGGTGGAGCCTTTTGCAGGCTTGTCAACAGGAGGTCGAACTAGGGAGGCCAGAATCTGATATTTGGCTTTAGCctgtttttctgagttttttgTTCTTTATCTCGGTTGTTGAAAACTTTAAAGGCAAGATCTACAAGCTCTTTCTGGAGTGTTTGGGTCCAATTTCTTATTTTTGGGGCTTGTCACGAATATCTGGGTAAGAATGAAGTGGGCAATGAAGTGGAGGTGTAGAAGAATAAGGCCCTCAGGGCAGTTAGGGCTGGTGTATTTGATCAAGGCCTCTGAAAGGCGGTTTGTAAAGAGGGCTGGGTGTTCACCTGCCCCCTGGGTAGTTTCCCTAGGTGCCCATAGTTGAACTTATCCGGGTTTTTCGAGGAGGACCCATCTTCTGTTCAAATACGCTCCAGATCATTAATTGAAAAGGAGACATGAACACAAACGGGCCTTCCGGTGCCTGCTACCTCACAGAGGGGTAGGAGAGGGCAGGACGCGGTCTGGGGAGGTACTGGGGGGGAGCGGGAGTGCGGGAGCGTGTTtgaggctgggtgggggtgggtgggcttGGGCTAGAAGAGGCACCCGGGCGGCGGACatcagagaggagggagggggaaggcttGGATTTAGGGAACCTTTGACCTTTTGCCAGGCCTCTGGAGAAAGTTATAAGATCTCTCGGGGAATTTGGAAATAGGAATTGCCCTCAGCTGGCCAGCGTGAGTCATTATTAAGTTTATATTGAGGCCACATGGAAGTAGAGTAAGAGACAAGTGTTTTTGGTTTAACGTCCCCATTAAATCCCTATTGGGAAAGATCACATAGGATACAGCTGGGGGGGTGTCTCCCGATGTCTTTGAGGGAGAATTGCCCGTTGTGGGAGGGTGAGAAAGGGGGGCCGGGGTTTGGGAAGCACCCCGCAGGGACGTCTCCCCGCGATCACTTTCCCAGCCGGAGGCTCCTGGACCCAGATTTCCTGCACCCCGAAAGAAAGCGTCCCCCCAGTCCGAGTGCAGGAGGTCCCCT from Manis pentadactyla isolate mManPen7 chromosome 9, mManPen7.hap1, whole genome shotgun sequence includes the following:
- the C4BPB gene encoding C4b-binding protein beta chain isoform X2, with protein sequence MFFQFVCYFTVVWLIPASDESCTALPPVDNSIFFAKEVEGQILGTYLCIKGFHLVGEKTLFCNASKQWNASTPTCHLGHCPDPVLVNGEFSSSGPVNVRDKITFKCNEHYLLKGSNWSQCLENHTWVPPFPICKSRDCGPPENPAHGYFEGRDFNSGSTITYYCEERYRLVGAQDRQCVDGEWDSGLPVCESIQEAPQTEFEKALLAFQESKELCQAVEIFMQRLKENGLTMEKLKYFLGVKKAELEEKMLP
- the C4BPB gene encoding C4b-binding protein beta chain isoform X1; the protein is MFFQFVCYFTVVWLIPASDAESCTALPPVDNSIFFAKEVEGQILGTYLCIKGFHLVGEKTLFCNASKQWNASTPTCHLGHCPDPVLVNGEFSSSGPVNVRDKITFKCNEHYLLKGSNWSQCLENHTWVPPFPICKSRDCGPPENPAHGYFEGRDFNSGSTITYYCEERYRLVGAQDRQCVDGEWDSGLPVCESIQEAPQTEFEKALLAFQESKELCQAVEIFMQRLKENGLTMEKLKYFLGVKKAELEEKMLP